The genomic stretch CAAAGTGGGTCCTCAGTTATTTTAACGTACGCACTATGCGCAGTGTGCCACTAACATGGTCTTTTTGATATCTGTTCGTCGCAGGCATTCCATGCCGGTACGTCACACCCGTTGAAGGATTCTCCTCGTACGGGGAAGTGCATCTCGCCAGGGGCTGTTATGACGTTAAGTGCACGAATTCGTGGCTGATCCACTTCGCCGTAGATGCAGTAAAGAATGAAGATGCCAGCATCATTTTGGTCGGTCTAGATCTGTCCATTGAGGCCGAGAGCAGGGATCGGACGGATCTCCTCCTTCCAGGTTACCAAACCGAGCTGATCAACAAAGTTGCCGATGCCGCTGCTGGTCCAGTCATTCTCGTGATCCTCTCTGCAGGAGGTGTGGACATCTCCTTCGCTAAGAACAATCCCAAGATCAAGGCCATCTTGTGGGCCGGATATCCGGGCGCTGAAGGTGGACAGGCGATCGCAGACGTTGTTTATGGAAAATACAATCCTGGTAAGTGTTCAACCATTCACTTTcaataaatggacggttaggattgcaAGTGGTGGCTCAGATCATTTTCTCTGgcatgagatccaagccgtccatcctcttcgtTCTATCATTTTGATTCTCCGCCACAAAAATTAGGCCatgtatagagctgggcatcgcgTCAGACCaaggaccaagttagggctgacccgagcTTGACTTGACTAGCTATCGAGTCCAGCATGTCTGAACCGATCTGAATCCAGGTTTGGCTTGGACTAATCTGAAACGAGTCTGACCAGTAAAAAAGTACTGAGTTGGTTCGAGTTTGCACCAATTTGGATCGAGAGATGAAGAAGGGAGTCGGCTTGAGAACGAGTGAGTTTGTCTGGATCAAGTTTCGTGTGAAGTTAGGTCGAGTTATTGTGTAagtcgaactcgactcagtttgagttcggacTGGGCAAAGCCTATTTGGTACAGActactcacccattcggttcgggtcgagtcaggtCCAAACGAGCTGGAAAACTCAACTGTTGCTGTTGTTGTGGTGGACCTGAATTTTGGGTCTCTCTGATTTTTTGACCTCCGCCCAAACAAATGAGGACGcatctgatgaacggtctggattttaTCCATATATTGCATGGAACCCATTTTCATTCGTTTCCATTATATTTACTATTTTTGAACATTTTTATCAGGTGGGAAACTACCACTTACATGGTACAACGCGGACTACGTAGACCAACTACCCATAACATCCATGAGACTCAGGCCAGTCGATGAACTGGGCTACCCAGGCCGAACCTACAAATTCTACAATGGTTCGACGGTCTACCCATTCGGTTACGGCCTCAGCTACACTCGCTTCAACTACAACCTAAAGTGCGACTCTCAAAATTCCATCACCCAGCTACTGGCCCCACACCAACATTGCCATGACATGCTCTACACGCCTAGCACGGACGCACCACCATGCCCGGCCGTCGTGATCGACGATCTAGATTGCAGCCACAACGTCGAAATCGTTTTTGAGGTGAACAATATCGGTGATGTGGATGGGACCCACGTCGTTTTGATCTACACACAGCCACCCAAGCACTACGTGGGCTTGCCGTTGAAACAGCTGGTCTCATTCGAGAGAGTGTTCGTAAATGCCGGCGAGTCTCGGAAGAGGAAGATTTCTTTGAACGTGTGTAAGAGCTTTGCGGTTGTGTCGCACACGGCCTACACCGTTCTGCCGTATGGGGAACATACGGTCGTGATTGGAGATGGTGATGAGGCCCTTTATGTTCCTGTCCACGTGGATTTTTCGTATTAGGAGATTGGTTTGGAGAGAATGTAtttttatgggtttttttttttttttaaaaaaaattatatatatgctttttgtGGTGTTCAACAATGGGTTGAACGGTTAGGATTTGTTTTCACATTTCTGTTTTTAAGGCAATAAAAGAGATGCATTTAGGCTAACTTACAAATGCACTTACATGCACTTAAATACACGTACATGCATTGGATGCTTTGAACTCAAACACTTACAAATGCTCTTATACACTAAAGGTGCACTtatatgcattggatgcatgtctATTATGGATGGATATTACCTTATGTTACATTTCTTACTGGTTTTCGATGGACTACTAACAAGGGATTGGCTACTTTCTTGGGCTCCGCGTgatttttatatgaaatccactcgtGTGTCATCTCAAGCTTAGAACCTAGGCTCAAAAATCACCCTCTCGCaattatttcccttggtgtggccatttctctcccaattatttcctttggtgtggccatgGTCCGCCTGACATGGACCAATAAAATATTGCCATATTTTGACATTATGGGACTAATATTGGCATAAAACTTACTCTTGCTCAAGATTATCTTCTTTGATCTTCCTTAACGagaaaatgaattaaaaaatgccTCTTGGCCATGTTTATTGTACTAATTAATGATGTAGTGTGTTTGGTACAACTATAAGAGACCCACTTAAAGAATAGAGATCTTATTACATATTTGGCAAAGATACTCTTAATGACGTTTGGAGACTATGTAGTGTTTGAAAAGATTCTGAATATCAAAGGATCGGACCGATACCTAAGCGAACCCACTGCAAATTGGACCCAAGTCTAGAGAGACAGATACATTAGTCGAATGATTCAGTCCCAACTTGTGGTTGAATCGAAATGAAGAGAATGATAGAACTAGATGGAGAATCCGGCTAGGCTGTTCTAATGTCAGATCCCTATTAGTAAACCACACTATTATATGGTGAATAACAATTAAAAGCTTttaaggtcacaaaagttttgtaccaAGCTAATCTTTCTATTTTGCCTTCAGCCGGTTGTGTTAAATCTTCTCTATGGATtgagtgacaaataaacattacggatagTCTTACAAAGGGCCTTGGAAAGTTaatttttaatgatgaatgtTCAATCATcgttggtccacttgaggtttggatgtgcttaatttttgggatggcGTCCTAAAACAAGATGGTAAAAGTATACAAAATATAATCAAGGtgcacggtaagggtaacacccactaatctgttaccctggtaacacctaatctgcaccAATGTATTGTACATACACTGTCTACTTAgattttagagttcattttaggacatggtcctaaaaataaggtaaatccaaatgtcaagtggaccacactataggaaacacgatgattgaacgcccaccattaaaaactttttaggagaaAATGCcaaatcagctttatccaaaacatATGTTGTCtttgagaaattttcaacggcaggaactgtctcatttttgggctcatgtatatcttaaaatcatatgaaaaaaTCGTATGAAACAATAGatagacggtgttgataaaatggGTGGGGCGCACCTGTTCAGTCAGATCGTTGTGGTCCATTGATTGTGGCCTGATATTTGTTCCAGATaaccatcatggtgtggcccaccgttccTTCGTGGCACTGATGTCCCACAGCAATGGCATGTTAGCCGAAAACATGGTACGGTAATGCAGGTGACAGAAGAGCTGATTTGAGGCGCACGTGGGAACTTGCTGCAAATGAGTggtatctggaccgttcatcagatgTGGCCCACATATAAGATGCCTTGAATTAGTTTGTTCCACTCAcgaggtgggccataacacatgACAGAGATAGAAAAGATGGCCCACATTCTACCGTCAGTACATGCGTGGAGGAATAGCTTGGTTttttggacgcggattgggtactacttcAGTCGTCCCTAGCTAGGAATGGACGGGGGatctgaggggccaccatgatgtatgcatttatccataccgtccatcaatttttaaatatcatttttggatAAAAACTCAAAAAATAGGAAGTTTTGAGGTCTAAGTAGACCACACAGTGTgcattgaacatataccattaaaaacttttggggggccacggaagttttggatcaagctgatatttatcttttaGCTTTATCCAGGtgtgtgtgactttatgaacaggttcgatggaaattaatcatcaaggtgggcccgaggaagttttcaacggttggttTCATTATCaccgcttcctgtggtgtggtccacttgagcctcgtACCTACCTCGTTTACGGGCTTGCAGCCAAAAATGATGTgggaaaatgtatggacagtgtggatgtatggtggacccacagaggAAATGTAGGTTACTAGCTAGTGACAGGCGGGGTAGTAACCAATCCATGTCGGATTAAAGGCCATTTACACGGGGAGCGGATTAGTTACTGCCGGACCTTACACGACACCGTGCGTccctcacagtggggcccacatttttgtatatattatatatccacgccgtccatccatttttccagattattttatagtATGGACCCAAACTTGAAGCAGATAAAatttctcatgtggaccacactatagaaaaaatTGGTAattaaactcccaccattaaaaacatcctacgGCCCATCGTAATagccaccataatttttatttgccatcaaacctgttgataaggtcacaaagatctggatgaaggtaaaaaaaggaaaaataagattgatcaaaaacttttgtggcccacaagaaatttctcatggtcaatcaccactgtttattgttgcatggtccacctgagatttggatccactcaaattttgggctcatatcctcaaatgagctggaaacattagtggacggcgtagatatacaatacgaacatcaaggtgggccccacagttagggccgTACCGTGTACGATGAGGCCGGGCTGCACCCCATATACACCAACTGGAATTAGATTTTTTGCCTTTTTGGACAATTTTATGATCTTTGATGGACAGCTAAAACAGCAATCTGTAATTATTTTAGAGCTATCATGATAAGACCAAAGACAAAACACTTACGATTAGAGCCTATCCAAAGCTGTATATAAATACATGTATCAGTCCCTCCCTAATCCATATCATTTCAACTGATCCACAGAGCAATGGCAACCGTTGAGCTTTTCCTTCTCGTTTCCCTTTCTCTTCTTATCATTTCCACAACTTCCAGGACCATCCATTCCAGCCATCCATCTTCTGCCCCACATGGCCATGTTTTGAACGGCCTGGATGCAACCGACTTCACCTATGTTTGTAATCCGGAATGGTTTACTTCATTGGGCCTTGACATGAAGGCATTTCGGTTCTGCGAAAAATCGCAGCCGTTTGATGCTCGGGCCAAGGACTTGGTTGATAGTATGACGCTTGCTGAAAAGGTGGCCCAGCTTGGAAACAAAGCGTACGGTGTGCCGAGGCTGGGCCTACCCAAGTATGAATGGTGGTCAGAGGCTCTGCATGGTGTGTCCAATGTGGGGCCCGGTACTCGGTTCGACAACACATCAGTGCCAGCGGCCACAAGCTTTCCTACAGTTATTCTAACGGCAGcatcattcaacacttttttatGGAAAAGCATAGGAAATGTAAGGATGGTATACTCATTGTTAGACATAAatcatacacgtggcatgcatagATGAGATCAAACCGTTCATTTTACACGTACAGCATTGTACCTGCCATGATTAAAAATCATACGTATTGGACGGTCCTAACCATTTAGCTGTGGGCATttgaatcaggaaaaaaaaaagtttatttatAACCCATTTCTGTTTACTGATCAATGACCTcatctgatgaacggtctggatcatccatgCAGTGGTAGATGATATTTACGGCGTGCAGGGCAAGGACGACGGATGAGTAGGGCAGGGACGACGGACGAGTATCTCCACCCTTTGCGTGCAGCGGATCAGCGGTGCAGGGCACCGGACAGGCCAcagggacgagagagagagagggaagaagagggacggccGGCCGGTCgctgggggagagagagagagagagagagagagagagagagagagagggaagtgggtTTTCGTTTTTGAACGGGCACTATTTGAAAACGACCCAGATGAGTAGGGTTTTTCTTTTAACCGAGTTATTCTGGATCATCCATGCAGTGGTAGATGATATTTACGTACTGTTACTCCTCTTCATGTTCACGAAGAGAAATCAGAACGTACAGTCATTGCATGGGAACTTGGTACATACAGCTCATCTTTCCCACGAACGTTGCCAAATGTtgtgaaatccaaaccgttcaaaagcTGGCCCTAGAAATGTTCATCACACCATCTCACTTCTGAGGTTGATCAGACCATTGGCCGTCTACTGGTTTTGTTATTGTGGTCCACACAATGAGTGGATCAGATTGATTAttgactttttcttttttcttaatcACGTTGTAGGCTGTTTCAACAGAGGCAAGGGCCATGTACAATCTAGGGTTAGCTGGATTGACATTTTGGAGCCCTAACATCAACGTAGTTAGAGACCCAAGATGGGGAAGGATCACAGAGACACCCGGAGAAGATCCGTACGTGGTGGGCCTCTACGCCGTTAACTACGTCAGGGGACTGCAGGATGTGGAGGGCCATGAAGATGCCGACGACTTGAATTCTAGACCGTTGAAAGTCGCTGCATGCTGTAAGCATTATGCAGCTTATGATGTTGATAACTGGCAAGGCGTGGATCGCTACCATTTCGATGCAAGGGtgagtaaattattaaaatttaaacGGTGATGATCTCAAGAAAGTAGCGGATCATGTCTGATCAGATctgtgttttttttatttcttaggTTTTTATTTGATCTATACCATTGATAGGTGGTTGTGAGTGTAAATTGGGGTGATTATCGGTTCGGATTGCTTGATCTTACTGCTATTTGTGTACTTATTATTGGTATCACTGCAGTAACGAAATCAATGGCTTTCCTTTTATGGCCTGATTTGCATCTGTGGTCCACATAATTGATAGATGATTAACGGTGTGATCCATatttttatggctttgattctTATTATTCATAAGTGGCGTGTCTATCAAAAACATGGGTTATGAATTATCAACGTCTTATATTAATTTTGGAAAGGTAACGGAGCAAGATATGGCGGAGACATTCCTTCGTCCCTTCGAGATGTGTGTGAGGGAAGGTGATGTCAGCAGCGTCATGTGTTCATACAACCGTGTGAACGGAATCCCTACGTGCGCGGATCCAAAGCTCTTGTCAGAGACCATCAGAGGAGAATGGGATCTTCACGGGTAAGCCatttaacggttaggatcatcctatcCGAGACATTCTTTTTATCAACTGACCATCCATGGAGTGGCTACGATCATCTGAATTGATTATATTCTGCATGCCATTTATAATGTACGGTACAATACTCGTACGTCCATGTGCTGCATGTGAATGAGATATGAACCGTAAGAAAAATGGGGCCATGATAGCAAAAATGTTTTAAAATGGACAGCAACCACATATCATCCAACAtgcagatgtggcccactttaatttcACGTTTTCGATCGTAGGTACATTGTCTCCGATTGCGATTCCATCGAGGTCATCCATCACGGTCACAAATGGCTAGATGATACTGAAGAGGACGCGGTCGCACAAGTTCTCCGAGCTGGTACCCACGTGGCATtatcttctatttttttaattatatttttattaatgAGTTTAatatatttctctctttttaatttCAGGGTTGGATTTAGACTGTGGAATTTACTACACCAATTTCACACTACCAGCAATCGAGCAAGGGAAAGCTCGAGAGGCTGACGTGGATAAAGCATTGAAGAATCTTTACGTGGTTTTGATGAGGCTTGGATTCTTCGATGGGAACCCTGCTTACGTGTCACTTGGAAAGGACGACGTGTGTACTAAGGACAGCATTGATTTGGCTGCTGAGTCAGCTCGTCAAGGAATCGTTCTACTCGAGAACGTCAATAACACCTTGCCTTTGAGCAACGCTCGGTATAAAAAACTGGCTGTGGTGGGGCCCCATGCAAATGCTACTACGGTCATGATTGGAAATTACGCAGGTTAGCCAAATGATCTCTTATAGCATGTATCTGCTTTGAAAAGacaatcagaaccgttcatcctTTTGCATTATGTGGATGATCTATGATGAAAGGTTCTGATTGACCGTGGTAGACACATGTTCTTTTCTCCATTCCACTGATACGTCGTTATTTTCTTCTCTTAATCTAGGCGTTCCGTGCCGGTACGTTTCACCGTTGGACGGCTTCTCCGCCTACGCAACCGTTGACTACCATATGGGGTGTGCTGACGTGGCATGCAAGAACGACACCTTCATTCATCATGCCGTGCAAGCATCTAAGAGAGCTGATGCTACCATCATTCTTGTTGGATTGGATCTGTCCATCGAGGCAGAGAGCCTTGATCGGACGGATCTCCTCCTTCCAGGCTACCAAACTCAACTGATCACACAGATCTCCAATGttgcggtgggccccatcatTCTTGTGATCCTGTCCGCAGGATGCGTGGATATCTCCTTCGCTAAGAACAACCCCAAAATCAGCACCATCATGTGGGCCGGATACCCCGGCCAAGAAGGAGGACGGGCCATCGCAGACGTTGTCTTTGGACAACACAATCCAAGTAAACAATTTAAATGTGGCCCtaaatccatccaatctgtttcatCATCAGTCcaatccacatggtggcccactatcTCAATGGTCCTGATCACCTACAGGACCTGCCATCACCAATCGAATTAAGCTATTTGAATGTAGAAAGGTGGCCCATAGCCCAAAATCACAGTGATCAGAATCGTTGCCATCTGATTAGTATTGCGACTGATTGGATCTGACGGTTAGGATCTTTTGGGTTATGTCCCTTGTGGCACCGATGATTATTGTAAGTACTGATTCGTTACTTATCACGGCTCAAATGTTAGGTGGGAGACTACCGATTACATGGTACACCGCGGACTACGTAGACAAGCTTCCAATGACATCCATGCAACTTAGACCCGTCGACGAATTCGGCTACCCGGGTCGAACCTATAAATTCTTCAATGGTTCGACGGTCTACCCATTCGGATACGGCCTCAGCTACACTCAGTTCAACTACACACTAAAATCCACTCAAAGGTCTCTCGTAACGAAACTGGTTCCAGGTCAGCATTGCCACGACCTCACCCACAAGTCTGACGTGTACGTGCCACCATGCCCAGCCGTGCTGGTCGACGATCTCAAATGCAATGAGGTGATTAGCTTAGAAGTCGAAGTGAAGAACGTTGGACCGAGAGATGGGGCCCATGTCGTGATGGTCTACTTCATTCCTACTTCTGATTACGTGGGCCTTCCGTCTAAGCAACTGGTCGGGTTTGAGAGGGTGTTTGTGGCTAAGGGTGGGACGAAGACGGTTAAGTTCGTGCTCGATGCATGTAAGAGCTTCAGTGTTGTGACTGACTCGGCTTATGTTGTTTTGCCGTATGGACGGCACACTATCATGGTTGGAGATGGAGATGGAGCTATCTCTTTTCCTTTTGATCTCAGCTTTCATTATTAGTGTAGGAGTCTGGATTGGGTTTTGCTTTTGAGTCTTCAACAAGGGGTTGAatggtttttggttttggttaggaTTGTCGGTTTGGATGTGGTTTTTATGTAGTTCCTGTTgcggattttttttatttttttaaaatttctggtaTTTGTAATTGGGTAAATGGTGTTTTTATGTTATTTATAGAGTCTATTTTTAGTGTTGCTGAAATTTAAACCGTTGATTATCTGTTAGTTACAGTGACCAAAAACTGCTAAGCTCCAAATCCACGGTATAGATGGTgtccttagaaaattttaaatcttAAAACAATGCACCCAAATGCAAACTAGATAATGCATCCTATTACGAAAAAAATAGACCAACCCATAGGAGATGGTTGGACCGACACCTAGCATGGCTCATTGAGCTAGGAGTAAGCAGAAGGCCAGCAAATGAAAAGCCGACCGTCTGACTAAACATTAAGATCGGACAACTAAGGACCACATGACTAAGGATGGATTCCTTGGAGAAGATACTGAAGGAGCTAAAGGGTTACATGAAGTGGAGTTCACAATGGCATCACAAGGAACTTTGATCGGTTTAATTATCGAATGATGCTGACGGTCCTTATAGATCGGTCAGTCTTATGACTTTCATCAACCGACCTTAATCGAAGTTCGGATGACTACACGCCAGTCTCTAGATAGGCCGACCTAATATAAAGAAAGACCTGATAGGAGTTCTGTTGAAAATTAGTGGTTTAAAAATactgaaaaatgaaaattcaaatttttcaaaaattcaggaTTTTACTGCCAAaatacttttttgaatttttaattaaaaagtgtggtgtgtgtgctttgtcccacatcgaaaatgcaaagaatagttttgtggtttatatgagatattgagaagagtattcttacttggagctttttggaggagatgaaacatgGGTTGCATGTTCCGGGCGTAGGCgagggcgtgggcgtgggcagtgtggctgtagtggcgctagatggtgcactttgcacttcgcacgtgcgcattgtGTCGCAAAGTCTCGCTACCTTACGCGAGACGGTGCGACCTCGATGCTATGgatctggtcagagccttagggcagtgtggatctgaaatgttaGAAATGATcttgggttttataggtgactgagaacggtcggatcttaaatctaAAATGTCCAGTCGTTTCTTAAACGgatggctaccttaaaagccacaacggtccgaaaacagACGAgctaggatgatccaacggtcagatctacagatctaatgacaaaaaacgtctgggattaatggacaacgaccagaaacatttttcaaacgttttggaccattgaataccacacagcaacgggtctaaacctgaggcctatataaactggaccattccagtccgattttatcatctcaacacaccatctctcccatcaaatcagatacagtccatagcttcatttttagaatactATTAACATCTCTATcatctaagtctgccagaataaatctaTTGTGTTAAATTGTTCCATAGTaaacctatcgtgattgctgcacactggatccagataaggTTTGTCTTATCCTAAAagtaattcgcctgtaacccatcagcagttgataagggggacgaattacgctttaaggacagcgtattttatacgtgatttagcccagtgataatttttatttttctattttttattttcggtgtatccaaaagaaacttttctaacaatcttaaagcgtgattatggacaccgaaagtgttgcatcaatcaaactgatgaaccaggatctgatccgattggaccgattcgatggttcaaatttcactagatggcaggacaagctgaaattcctgctgaccgctatgaagatcttctacatcttgGACCCGACTCTCCAGCCTCTGCATGAGGCAAAGGACACTGACACTCCAAAACAGATCGCTGCTAGGATCAAGCgaaaagaagatgaactgctgtgTCGTGGTCACATCCTCAATACTTTCTCTGATCGattgtacgatttgtacacggggaccacatcagtaaaagaaatttggagcgcactggaatacaaatacaaggctgaaaagGAAAgtacacagaaatttctaattgccatGTATTTTGACTTCACGATGGTAGATAATCTACCGctgcttgcccaaatccaagaactgcagcttattgtaaataaaataaaagccataaaaatcgaTCCTCCTGAATTctttcaagtcggagctataatcGCAAAGTTGCCTCCGAGTTGGAAAGACTAtaggaagaaactactgcataaatccgaagagttcaccctagaacaaatccagaagcatctttgtattgaagaagaatctcgtaaccgagacaaaaagggtgacgctaatggtgcatccccatccaaggtgaacgcagtagaaaagacatcccaaaataatacTTATAAGAAAACTGATTCtcttaaacctaacaaagatcaagaaaaattcaagaaaatccaaaagaagaaaacggcaaacctaagggagcttgctatgtctgcgGCAAGACCGGACATTTTGCTCGAGTCTGTAGGGActgaaaaaagcctaagaaaaaGGCTAATGCAGTAGTCGATGAAATCATAGACATGAtcacagaagtgaacctagttcaagagaaaatccctggttggtggtatgatacaggtgtcatagtccatgtatgcaatgatcgATCTGCTTTCAAAACGT from Magnolia sinica isolate HGM2019 chromosome 17, MsV1, whole genome shotgun sequence encodes the following:
- the LOC131231744 gene encoding probable beta-D-xylosidase 5, which encodes MATVELFLLVSLSLLIISTTSRTIHSSHPSSAPHGHVLNGLDATDFTYVCNPEWFTSLGLDMKAFRFCEKSQPFDARAKDLVDSMTLAEKVAQLGNKAYGVPRLGLPKYEWWSEALHGVSNVGPGTRFDNTSVPAATSFPTVILTAASFNTFLWKSIGNAVSTEARAMYNLGLAGLTFWSPNINVVRDPRWGRITETPGEDPYVVGLYAVNYVRGLQDVEGHEDADDLNSRPLKVAACCKHYAAYDVDNWQGVDRYHFDARVTEQDMAETFLRPFEMCVREGDVSSVMCSYNRVNGIPTCADPKLLSETIRGEWDLHGYIVSDCDSIEVIHHGHKWLDDTEEDAVAQVLRAGLDLDCGIYYTNFTLPAIEQGKAREADVDKALKNLYVVLMRLGFFDGNPAYVSLGKDDVCTKDSIDLAAESARQGIVLLENVNNTLPLSNARYKKLAVVGPHANATTVMIGNYAGVPCRYVSPLDGFSAYATVDYHMGCADVACKNDTFIHHAVQASKRADATIILVGLDLSIEAESLDRTDLLLPGYQTQLITQISNVAVGPIILVILSAGCVDISFAKNNPKISTIMWAGYPGQEGGRAIADVVFGQHNPSGRLPITWYTADYVDKLPMTSMQLRPVDEFGYPGRTYKFFNGSTVYPFGYGLSYTQFNYTLKSTQRSLVTKLVPGQHCHDLTHKSDVYVPPCPAVLVDDLKCNEVISLEVEVKNVGPRDGAHVVMVYFIPTSDYVGLPSKQLVGFERVFVAKGGTKTVKFVLDACKSFSVVTDSAYVVLPYGRHTIMVGDGDGAISFPFDLSFHY